In Leptolyngbya sp. CCY15150, a genomic segment contains:
- a CDS encoding Calx-beta domain-containing protein, producing the protein TTQNGSAIAGGNGAIGEDDYDALTGTVTFAPGSTQQLITIAVNGDAINEPTETFTLVLSNQTPGIPLDDTQATGTIGNDDNPPAIAISNASVLEGDLGDTGTA; encoded by the coding sequence ACCACCCAGAATGGCAGCGCTATTGCGGGCGGCAATGGGGCGATTGGTGAGGATGACTATGATGCTCTCACCGGAACGGTGACCTTTGCACCGGGGAGCACTCAGCAGTTGATCACCATTGCGGTCAATGGTGATGCCATCAATGAACCCACGGAAACCTTTACGCTGGTTCTTAGTAACCAGACTCCAGGAATTCCCCTGGACGATACCCAGGCGACGGGGACAATTGGCAATGATGACAATCCACCGGCGATCGCTATTTCCAATGCTTCGGTGCTGGAGGGCGATCTCGGTGATACCGGCACGGCGG